Proteins encoded in a region of the Paenibacillus sp. W2I17 genome:
- a CDS encoding bile acid:sodium symporter family protein yields the protein MLQALNQRLNRIMPLITPISIIIGVLCGSFLSSYTFLSPWLFAFMTFAGSISLGIRDFVNVLKKPFPLFVCLFILHLAMPLIALGMGHLVFPTDAYTITGLVLAAVIPTGISSFIWVSIYRGNIALTLSIILIDTMLAPFVVPGVLSLLIGTSVTLDTAAMMSSLFWMIVVPSLLGMLLNEWTKGAIVPVWGPRLNPLSKLFMASVVAINGSVVAPYLADFNWKLAGLAVIIIFLASFGYALSYFIARLLGWNEADQVALVFNGGMRNISAGAVLAVSYFPPPVAVPVVLGMVFQQMLASLTGYLLGRRSQLLQKSDKTSAA from the coding sequence ATGCTTCAAGCCTTGAACCAACGCTTGAACCGCATCATGCCACTGATTACCCCAATCAGTATTATTATTGGCGTGTTATGCGGGAGTTTTCTTTCTTCTTATACCTTTTTATCCCCTTGGCTTTTTGCGTTCATGACGTTCGCTGGAAGTATCAGTCTTGGGATACGGGATTTTGTGAACGTGCTGAAGAAGCCGTTCCCCCTGTTTGTATGTCTGTTTATTTTGCATTTGGCGATGCCTCTAATTGCTCTCGGTATGGGTCATCTGGTTTTCCCTACAGATGCGTATACCATAACGGGCCTGGTTCTGGCAGCCGTGATTCCGACAGGAATAAGCAGCTTCATCTGGGTCAGTATCTATCGGGGCAATATCGCACTTACACTTTCCATCATCCTGATTGATACCATGCTTGCTCCTTTTGTAGTGCCCGGGGTGTTATCGCTGTTAATCGGCACCAGTGTTACACTGGACACAGCAGCCATGATGAGCAGTCTGTTTTGGATGATTGTGGTACCATCCCTGCTCGGTATGCTGCTGAATGAGTGGACCAAAGGCGCCATTGTCCCTGTCTGGGGACCAAGGTTGAATCCGTTGTCCAAATTGTTCATGGCATCAGTCGTTGCGATCAACGGATCTGTCGTTGCGCCCTACTTGGCTGATTTCAACTGGAAGTTGGCTGGTCTTGCGGTCATCATTATTTTCCTGGCATCATTCGGTTATGCGCTAAGTTACTTCATCGCCCGATTGCTGGGCTGGAATGAGGCCGATCAGGTCGCTCTGGTGTTCAATGGAGGGATGCGTAATATCAGCGCAGGTGCAGTACTCGCTGTTTCGTATTTTCCGCCACCAGTTGCTGTCCCGGTTGTGCTTGGCATGGTATTTCAACAGATGCTTGCTTCTCTGACAGGTTATCTGCTCGGTCGTCGCTCTCAGCTTCTACAGAAGTCAGATAAGACATCTGCGGCCTAA
- a CDS encoding aldo/keto reductase, with translation MQTVTLNNGVTMPIIGFGVYQVPDADECENTAYEALKAGYRLIDTAAGYLNEEAVGRAIKRSGIAREELFITTKLWIQDAGYESAKRAFVKSLSKLQLDYLDMYLIHMPFGDYYGAWRAMEELYREGKIRAIGVSNFLPDRLMDLIVHNEVVPVINQIETHPFQQQVDSAVFMKEQGIQHQSWSPFAEGRNNLFSNEVLVSIAEKHNKSVAQVVLRWLVQRDVVVIPKSVRKERLIENFDIFDFVLSPEEIATISTLDTKESLFMKIDNPEVAKMLGNMKVDL, from the coding sequence ATGCAAACTGTAACCTTGAACAATGGAGTGACAATGCCGATTATTGGCTTTGGTGTCTACCAGGTTCCCGATGCTGATGAATGTGAGAACACGGCATATGAGGCGCTGAAGGCCGGTTACCGCCTAATTGATACCGCTGCCGGTTACCTAAACGAAGAAGCGGTTGGACGTGCAATTAAACGCAGTGGCATAGCGCGGGAAGAACTTTTCATCACGACCAAGCTTTGGATTCAGGATGCAGGATACGAAAGTGCCAAGCGGGCGTTTGTCAAATCGTTAAGTAAGCTGCAGCTCGATTATCTGGATATGTACCTCATTCACATGCCGTTTGGTGATTACTACGGCGCATGGCGTGCGATGGAAGAACTATACCGTGAGGGCAAGATCAGGGCTATCGGTGTCAGTAACTTCCTACCTGACCGCCTGATGGACCTCATCGTCCACAACGAAGTTGTGCCTGTCATCAATCAGATCGAAACTCATCCGTTTCAACAGCAGGTCGACAGCGCTGTTTTCATGAAAGAACAGGGGATACAGCACCAGTCATGGTCCCCGTTCGCCGAAGGTCGCAACAATTTATTCAGCAACGAAGTCCTGGTTTCCATTGCCGAGAAACATAACAAATCCGTCGCCCAGGTTGTACTGCGCTGGCTTGTGCAGCGGGATGTTGTTGTTATTCCAAAATCAGTACGCAAAGAGCGGCTTATCGAGAACTTCGATATTTTCGACTTTGTACTAAGCCCGGAAGAGATTGCAACCATTTCCACACTGGATACCAAGGAAAGTCTATTCATGAAGATTGATAATCCTGAAGTTGCCAAGATGCTGGGCAATATGAAAGTGGATTTGTAG
- a CDS encoding MerR family transcriptional regulator: MYTVQDAAQLTGLTEHAVRFYTDKGLVPSIQRNKNNIRVFDEESINWLHGVKCLKQTGLPIENIKTYVDLCLEGDSTVSQRFALMMEYKEAALIQLEEAKSRVAHLEEKARQYQAILEQRIPDMTNPVNWETKRDEEGSCPASRLKSRSLPEAEVSAQCPAAAMKQQTSIVS; this comes from the coding sequence ATGTATACTGTCCAGGATGCTGCCCAGCTTACGGGACTCACAGAGCACGCTGTTCGCTTTTACACGGATAAAGGCTTGGTTCCGAGCATTCAACGCAATAAAAATAATATTCGGGTGTTTGATGAAGAATCCATCAATTGGCTACATGGCGTCAAATGCCTCAAGCAGACAGGTTTACCGATTGAAAATATTAAAACATACGTCGATCTCTGCCTCGAAGGTGATTCAACCGTTTCGCAGCGATTCGCACTTATGATGGAGTATAAGGAAGCGGCGCTGATTCAGCTTGAAGAGGCTAAGAGCCGCGTAGCCCATTTGGAAGAGAAAGCACGTCAATATCAGGCCATTTTGGAGCAGCGCATCCCGGATATGACCAACCCGGTCAATTGGGAAACCAAGCGTGACGAAGAAGGGAGTTGTCCTGCATCCCGTTTAAAAAGTCGCAGTCTTCCTGAAGCCGAGGTTTCGGCTCAGTGCCCAGCAGCTGCTATGAAGCAGCAAACTAGCATAGTATCTTAA
- the asd gene encoding aspartate-semialdehyde dehydrogenase, whose product MSAKLKVGIVGGTGMVGQRFVDLLDQHPWFEVTAISASANSAGKTYEESVQGRWKLAAPIPEAVKKIVVQDASQVEAFASQVDFIFCAVDMKKNEIQALEEAYARTGTPVVSNNSAHRWTADVPMVIPEINPGHLDVIEAQRKRLGTKTGFIAVKPNCSIQSYVPALHALREFNPTQVVASTYQAISGAGKNFTDWPDMLDNVIPYIGGEEEKSEQEPLRIWGSIENNEIVKASAPLITTQCIRVPVTDGHLATVFVNFEKKPSKDEILERWLQFKGRPQELALPSAPKQFITYFEEENRPQTKLDRDIERGMGVSTGRLREDSLYDYKFVGLSHNTLRGAAGGAVLIAELLKAEGYIQPK is encoded by the coding sequence ATGTCAGCAAAATTGAAAGTTGGTATCGTCGGAGGAACAGGAATGGTGGGTCAGCGTTTTGTGGACCTGCTCGATCAACATCCATGGTTTGAAGTAACAGCTATTTCTGCAAGCGCCAATTCGGCAGGTAAAACATATGAAGAATCCGTACAAGGCAGATGGAAACTCGCAGCTCCTATTCCGGAAGCTGTGAAGAAAATCGTTGTTCAGGATGCTTCCCAAGTTGAGGCTTTTGCCAGCCAGGTTGATTTTATTTTCTGCGCGGTTGATATGAAAAAGAATGAAATTCAAGCGCTCGAAGAAGCTTACGCTAGAACAGGCACACCTGTCGTGTCCAACAACTCAGCTCACCGCTGGACAGCAGATGTACCGATGGTAATCCCTGAGATTAACCCGGGACATCTGGACGTGATTGAAGCTCAACGCAAACGTCTGGGTACAAAAACAGGATTTATTGCTGTAAAACCAAACTGCTCGATTCAGAGCTATGTGCCTGCACTGCACGCCTTGCGTGAGTTCAACCCGACTCAGGTTGTTGCTTCCACGTATCAAGCAATCTCGGGAGCAGGTAAAAACTTTACGGACTGGCCAGATATGCTTGATAATGTCATTCCATACATCGGTGGCGAAGAAGAGAAGAGTGAGCAGGAACCACTGCGGATCTGGGGCAGCATCGAAAATAATGAGATCGTCAAAGCATCGGCTCCATTAATTACAACCCAATGTATTCGTGTTCCAGTAACGGATGGACATCTTGCGACCGTGTTTGTAAACTTCGAGAAAAAACCAAGTAAAGACGAAATTTTGGAGCGTTGGTTGCAGTTCAAAGGCCGTCCGCAGGAACTGGCTCTGCCAAGTGCGCCAAAACAATTCATTACGTATTTTGAAGAAGAAAACAGACCACAGACAAAACTGGATCGTGACATCGAACGCGGAATGGGTGTCTCCACAGGCCGACTGCGCGAAGATTCACTTTATGACTACAAATTCGTTGGATTGTCCCACAACACGCTCCGCGGAGCTGCAGGTGGTGCGGTTCTGATCGCAGAACTGCTTAAAGCTGAAGGATATATTCAACCTAAATAA
- a CDS encoding class I SAM-dependent methyltransferase, producing the protein MNESIIKDLIKYMDVEDNAAIQYIQTEHRMKLGLFWGIQEGSRVLEIGCGQGDTTAVLAHLVGEHGHVHGVDIAPEDYGAPLTVGEAAAKLRRSPLGDRIRMDYDFDILSDQAQFAENEFDVIVLSHCSWYLKSFDELAQILSKIRMWGHQLCFAEWDARVTDVSQLSHWLSVLIQSQVECYKENSFSNVRTLFTPEDIQELVSAAGWTMKEETSIHSPELQDGRWETKMTLAEAPVELKLLPIPDKVKTLLLSELKLLRTHHASGPGSPLGTYAMVAKKQ; encoded by the coding sequence ATGAATGAATCTATCATCAAGGACCTTATTAAGTATATGGACGTGGAGGACAACGCAGCCATTCAGTACATTCAGACTGAGCATCGGATGAAACTGGGACTCTTTTGGGGGATACAGGAAGGCAGCCGCGTTCTGGAAATCGGTTGTGGTCAGGGAGATACAACGGCCGTGCTTGCACATCTGGTGGGGGAGCACGGGCACGTTCATGGTGTAGATATTGCACCAGAGGATTATGGTGCACCGCTGACCGTAGGCGAAGCGGCAGCCAAGCTGCGGAGATCTCCACTGGGTGATCGAATTCGAATGGATTATGATTTTGACATTCTAAGTGATCAGGCTCAATTCGCCGAGAATGAGTTTGATGTTATCGTACTTTCCCATTGTTCTTGGTACTTGAAATCGTTTGACGAACTCGCCCAGATTCTTAGCAAGATTAGGATGTGGGGACATCAGTTATGTTTTGCAGAATGGGATGCGCGAGTTACAGATGTGAGCCAGCTCTCACATTGGTTATCCGTTCTGATTCAGTCTCAGGTCGAATGTTACAAAGAGAACAGCTTCTCCAATGTGCGGACGCTCTTTACACCGGAGGACATCCAAGAGCTTGTCTCTGCGGCAGGCTGGACGATGAAGGAAGAGACTTCGATCCATTCTCCTGAGCTGCAGGACGGTCGCTGGGAAACCAAAATGACACTGGCAGAAGCGCCTGTGGAACTGAAACTGCTTCCGATCCCGGACAAAGTAAAAACACTTCTTCTTTCTGAACTAAAATTACTTAGGACACATCATGCCTCGGGGCCTGGGAGCCCACTGGGAACGTATGCGATGGTTGCCAAAAAGCAGTAA
- the galU gene encoding UTP--glucose-1-phosphate uridylyltransferase GalU has product MQIKKAVIPAAGLGTRFLPATKAQPKEMLPIVDKPAIQYIVEEAVQSGIENILIVTGRNKKSIEDHFDKSVELEHSLYAKGKQSLLEEVQAISEMANIHFIRQKEPLGLGHAIGCARQFVGDDAFAVLLGDDIMVSDPPALAQMVHLYEKTGNQIIGVRQVDAANVSKYGIIDSNGAEDRVHRVTNLVEKPSLAEAPSRTAVMGRYILKPSIFPILDQIERGAGGEYQLTDALKEVSQVEELLALELEGRRYDIGDQFGYIQAILEIGLMRKELQPMLTPYLQKLATQWG; this is encoded by the coding sequence ATGCAAATTAAAAAAGCAGTTATTCCGGCAGCGGGTCTCGGAACCCGTTTCCTGCCAGCGACCAAAGCACAGCCCAAAGAGATGTTACCGATTGTAGACAAACCGGCCATCCAGTACATTGTTGAAGAAGCAGTGCAATCAGGCATTGAGAATATCCTCATTGTGACCGGACGCAACAAAAAATCCATAGAGGACCATTTTGATAAATCGGTTGAACTTGAACACTCTTTATATGCCAAGGGCAAACAGTCTTTACTGGAAGAGGTGCAGGCCATCAGCGAGATGGCAAATATTCATTTTATTCGTCAAAAAGAACCGCTGGGACTGGGGCATGCCATTGGGTGTGCACGGCAATTTGTAGGAGATGATGCTTTCGCTGTACTGCTGGGAGATGACATTATGGTGTCTGATCCACCTGCACTTGCACAGATGGTCCATCTCTATGAAAAGACAGGCAACCAGATCATTGGTGTTCGTCAGGTAGACGCGGCAAATGTGAGCAAATATGGCATCATTGATTCGAATGGTGCAGAGGACCGGGTTCACCGGGTCACCAATCTGGTCGAAAAACCTTCTCTTGCAGAAGCGCCATCCCGAACAGCTGTAATGGGACGATACATTCTGAAACCTTCCATCTTTCCTATTCTGGATCAGATCGAGAGAGGGGCTGGAGGGGAATATCAGTTAACGGATGCTTTGAAAGAAGTAAGTCAGGTGGAGGAACTGTTGGCCCTTGAACTGGAGGGGCGTCGCTACGATATAGGCGATCAATTCGGATATATTCAGGCGATCTTGGAGATCGGACTGATGCGCAAGGAATTACAGCCCATGCTGACGCCCTATCTTCAGAAGCTTGCAACCCAGTGGGGATAG
- a CDS encoding GtrA family protein produces MTKRLVTLFKFGIVGVANTAVDAVVFALLAVVGVPVLMAQVISYSCGVANSYWLNGRWTFRDAARGSGDRAQLIRFLITNLVVLALSAFILMTLHDVLGWSLVMSKILATLMGMILNYMGSRYWVFRIAT; encoded by the coding sequence ATGACTAAGCGTCTAGTGACACTCTTCAAGTTCGGTATTGTGGGTGTTGCAAATACGGCAGTGGATGCGGTGGTGTTTGCTTTGCTTGCAGTGGTCGGTGTACCGGTTCTGATGGCTCAAGTAATCTCGTACAGCTGCGGGGTTGCAAACAGTTATTGGCTGAACGGCAGGTGGACTTTTCGAGATGCGGCACGAGGGAGCGGCGATAGAGCGCAACTTATTCGTTTTCTAATCACCAATCTCGTCGTTCTCGCGTTATCCGCCTTCATTCTGATGACATTACACGATGTGCTGGGTTGGAGTCTCGTGATGAGCAAGATCCTGGCGACCTTGATGGGGATGATTCTGAACTATATGGGCAGCAGATATTGGGTGTTTCGTATAGCTACTTAG
- a CDS encoding glycosyltransferase family 2 protein, which yields MAQTYRYSIIIPMYNEEAVIEETYRRLKKVMGSTGESYELLFVNDGSVDRSAQMILDYARWDESVKLIDFARNFGHQIAITAGMDYAAGDAVVIIDADLQDPPELILNMIAKWKEGYEVVYARRTRRSGETRFKKWSASLFYRVLRASTDTDIPVDTGDFRLIDRKVCDEMKRLPEKNRFVRGLVSWVGFRQTAIEYERDERLAGETKYPLKRMLKLSLDGITSFSYKPLKLAGYVGAILSVGGFIYMLTVIISAIFTDSTIKGWPSIVSIMLMFNGFILIMLGILGEYVGRIYDETKARPLYIVRDVVHAEGQQAQPRLTARVAHHD from the coding sequence ATGGCTCAAACGTATCGATATAGCATTATTATTCCCATGTATAACGAGGAAGCGGTGATCGAGGAGACTTATCGGCGTCTGAAGAAGGTCATGGGCAGCACAGGAGAGAGCTATGAACTGTTGTTTGTCAATGATGGCAGCGTGGATCGAAGTGCACAGATGATCCTTGATTACGCCCGTTGGGACGAGAGTGTGAAACTGATTGATTTTGCCCGTAACTTCGGACATCAGATTGCGATAACAGCGGGTATGGATTATGCAGCGGGGGATGCGGTAGTTATTATTGATGCGGATCTGCAGGACCCTCCCGAACTGATACTGAATATGATCGCCAAATGGAAAGAGGGCTATGAAGTCGTATATGCACGTCGCACCAGACGAAGCGGGGAAACTCGCTTCAAGAAATGGTCGGCAAGTCTGTTCTATCGTGTCCTTCGTGCCTCAACCGATACGGATATCCCGGTAGACACCGGAGATTTTCGCCTGATTGATCGCAAAGTATGTGATGAGATGAAACGTCTTCCGGAGAAAAACAGGTTCGTGCGCGGGTTGGTCAGTTGGGTCGGCTTTCGTCAGACTGCGATTGAATATGAACGCGATGAACGTCTGGCAGGTGAGACAAAATATCCGCTAAAACGCATGCTGAAGCTCAGCCTGGATGGTATTACTTCATTTTCGTATAAACCGCTCAAGCTCGCAGGTTATGTAGGTGCGATCCTGTCGGTTGGCGGATTCATCTATATGTTAACGGTTATTATTTCGGCCATCTTTACAGATTCAACAATTAAGGGATGGCCATCCATTGTGAGTATCATGCTGATGTTTAACGGATTCATCCTGATCATGCTGGGTATTCTGGGCGAGTACGTGGGCCGAATCTATGATGAGACCAAGGCGCGTCCGCTATACATTGTGAGAGATGTGGTTCATGCCGAGGGCCAGCAAGCGCAACCCCGATTGACAGCCCGAGTTGCTCATCATGACTAA
- a CDS encoding glycosyltransferase family 39 protein, protein MDLVLLPIVLLAAFLNGYGIWNDPYANSYYTTAVGSMLSNFHNFFYASLDSAGSVTVDKPPVVFWIQTAFAYVFGLHGWSVILPQVLAGIGSVLLIYFMVKPTYGLAAARISALAMATVPVVAAVSRTNNIDSMLVFTLLLGSWFLFKRSKQGSAWCILVAFGLIGVAFNMKMLQAYMILPAFYLFYLLAFQAKWRRKIILLIGSTAVLAVVSLSWAVTVDSIPEDERPYIGSSETNSVMELAFGYNGLARLTGQQNTAGNAGMPNGMGQGNNRENRGDSISGPNQTGSGVPGAGQDVNAPDNDNMNGSNGLNAMGGMNGPNGNFPNGQMPNDMEMPNGRNFGGGMGGMFGTGEKGPLRLFQTELSGQASWLLPVVLLGCIALFAGLRRRNLTNKHKEAMFWLAWLLPVAAFFSVAGFFHQYYLIMLAPPIAALTGAGFVAMWKSYRDRDGWQAWLLPVSVLLTTLFGWYIMQVYNDTIGAGWSISELIAGILITVILIVMLHRTHRWKQSFIIAGFMVMLIGPIYWAFTPITYGGNSMIPAAGPTGSNGMFGGSGMGMPMGSGAGDTEMPTMGGRGGMGNRNEEVDTATLNYLKEHNTGETYLFATTDYNQAAPYIIDEKASVITLGGFSGSDPVYTTEELEQLVKSGQVKYFMVGGMGGRGGNSEISDWIKEHGTEIPTSEWQTGTDSGSADNGDTGNRAGFGFGGQTTLYEVKL, encoded by the coding sequence ATGGATCTTGTCCTTCTGCCGATTGTATTACTGGCGGCATTTCTGAACGGGTACGGCATCTGGAACGATCCATATGCGAATTCCTATTATACGACTGCCGTTGGGAGTATGCTCAGTAACTTCCATAACTTTTTCTATGCTTCACTCGATTCGGCAGGCTCGGTAACTGTTGACAAACCACCGGTTGTCTTCTGGATCCAGACGGCATTTGCCTATGTCTTTGGATTGCACGGATGGAGTGTTATTTTGCCGCAGGTATTAGCGGGAATCGGTTCGGTGCTCCTGATCTATTTCATGGTGAAACCTACATATGGACTTGCAGCAGCACGAATCTCGGCACTTGCGATGGCAACTGTGCCAGTTGTGGCTGCAGTCAGTCGGACCAACAATATTGACAGCATGCTGGTATTTACACTACTGCTGGGTTCATGGTTTTTGTTCAAACGCAGCAAACAAGGCAGTGCTTGGTGCATTCTGGTTGCCTTTGGGTTAATAGGCGTAGCCTTTAATATGAAAATGCTTCAAGCCTACATGATTCTCCCGGCTTTTTACTTGTTCTATCTACTCGCATTTCAGGCGAAATGGAGAAGGAAGATCATTCTGCTGATCGGCAGCACAGCGGTTCTGGCGGTCGTTTCCTTATCCTGGGCGGTCACTGTGGATTCCATACCCGAAGACGAGCGGCCTTATATCGGCAGCAGTGAAACAAACTCGGTCATGGAACTCGCTTTTGGATACAATGGTCTGGCTCGCCTAACGGGTCAGCAGAATACTGCAGGTAACGCAGGTATGCCAAATGGTATGGGACAGGGAAATAATCGGGAAAATCGAGGAGACTCGATTTCAGGCCCTAATCAGACAGGCAGTGGTGTTCCTGGCGCTGGGCAAGATGTCAATGCACCGGATAACGATAATATGAATGGTTCGAACGGCTTGAACGCCATGGGCGGCATGAATGGGCCGAATGGCAATTTCCCGAACGGGCAGATGCCGAATGATATGGAAATGCCAAATGGAAGAAATTTCGGCGGAGGCATGGGCGGAATGTTTGGTACGGGGGAAAAAGGTCCTCTGCGTCTGTTCCAGACTGAACTGTCAGGTCAAGCCAGCTGGCTTCTGCCTGTTGTGCTGCTTGGATGCATTGCCCTATTTGCAGGATTAAGACGGAGAAATTTAACCAACAAACACAAGGAGGCCATGTTCTGGCTAGCCTGGCTGCTTCCCGTTGCTGCCTTTTTCAGTGTGGCAGGTTTCTTCCATCAATATTATCTGATTATGCTTGCACCTCCAATTGCGGCGCTGACTGGCGCAGGATTTGTAGCGATGTGGAAATCATATCGTGATCGCGATGGATGGCAGGCATGGTTGCTTCCGGTGTCCGTGCTGCTGACGACTCTATTCGGCTGGTATATCATGCAGGTGTATAACGATACGATTGGTGCAGGCTGGTCCATTAGTGAATTGATCGCAGGCATTCTGATCACGGTCATCCTAATCGTTATGCTTCATCGCACACATCGATGGAAACAGAGTTTCATTATCGCGGGATTCATGGTGATGCTGATCGGTCCAATCTACTGGGCATTCACCCCAATTACTTATGGTGGCAACAGTATGATTCCGGCAGCAGGACCTACTGGTTCCAATGGTATGTTTGGCGGATCCGGCATGGGTATGCCGATGGGTAGCGGTGCAGGAGACACAGAAATGCCTACAATGGGTGGCCGTGGCGGAATGGGCAACCGTAACGAAGAAGTCGATACAGCCACACTGAATTATTTGAAAGAGCACAATACAGGCGAAACGTATCTCTTCGCCACAACAGATTATAATCAGGCAGCACCTTATATTATCGACGAGAAAGCATCGGTAATTACACTTGGAGGTTTCTCCGGGTCAGACCCGGTGTACACAACAGAGGAACTTGAGCAACTCGTCAAGAGCGGGCAAGTGAAATACTTCATGGTTGGTGGCATGGGTGGCCGCGGAGGGAACTCGGAAATTAGCGATTGGATCAAAGAGCACGGAACCGAGATTCCAACGTCAGAATGGCAGACAGGCACCGACAGCGGATCTGCGGATAACGGAGACACCGGAAACAGAGCTGGATTTGGATTCGGCGGACAGACGACCTTGTACGAAGTGAAATTGTAG
- a CDS encoding response regulator transcription factor, protein MKLSSGIKILLADDEPHILQFLELGLSNEGFDVRTAPDGAAALELALEFKPHMAILDVMMPEMDGFELVERLRKTGDEVGVIMLTAKDEVENRVKGLWLGADDYMIKPFAFDELLARIQARLRNQFPLLIGAVTHGPFRIDDQRKEITYQNQVMELSPTEYELLKFIVLNHGIVLSKATILSRVWGYDFGGEENIVEVYVRSLRDKLGDKEHKLIRTLRGVGYRVDL, encoded by the coding sequence ATGAAGCTTAGCAGCGGAATTAAAATACTATTGGCTGATGATGAACCGCATATTTTACAATTTCTAGAGCTTGGATTAAGCAATGAGGGCTTTGATGTGCGCACCGCACCGGATGGAGCGGCTGCGCTTGAGTTAGCGCTTGAATTCAAGCCACATATGGCTATTCTAGATGTCATGATGCCAGAGATGGATGGATTCGAATTGGTCGAGCGTCTGCGTAAGACCGGTGACGAGGTTGGCGTAATTATGCTGACAGCGAAGGATGAAGTCGAGAATCGGGTTAAGGGCCTTTGGCTAGGTGCTGACGATTACATGATCAAACCCTTTGCCTTTGACGAGCTGCTCGCCCGGATTCAGGCCAGACTGCGTAATCAATTTCCTTTATTAATAGGAGCCGTCACCCACGGTCCCTTCCGAATTGATGATCAGCGCAAAGAAATCACCTATCAGAATCAGGTCATGGAGTTATCTCCTACCGAATACGAATTGCTAAAATTCATTGTGCTTAATCATGGGATTGTACTGAGCAAAGCGACCATTTTGAGTCGGGTGTGGGGGTATGATTTTGGCGGGGAAGAAAATATTGTGGAGGTATACGTTCGCTCCTTGCGTGACAAACTCGGGGATAAAGAGCATAAACTCATCCGCACGCTTCGGGGTGTCGGGTACAGGGTGGATCTTTAA